DNA sequence from the Pseudoxanthomonas sp. genome:
TCGCCGACATGTTTCAACTGGCCATGCCCTGGTGGGCCTTCGTGCTGCGGGCCTGCGTGGTGTACTTCCTGTTGCTGGCGATGATCCGGATGACCGGCAAGCGCACGATGGGACAGTTCACGCCGTTCGACATGCTGCTGGTGGTGCTGCTCGGCAACGCGGTGCAGAACGCGCTGCTCGGTGCCGATACCTCCGTTGGCGGCGGTCTGTTGCTTGCGGCCACGCTGATCGCGCTGAACTGGACCGTGGGCCTGGTCTCGGCGCG
Encoded proteins:
- a CDS encoding DUF421 domain-containing protein, with amino-acid sequence MSATFADMFQLAMPWWAFVLRACVVYFLLLAMIRMTGKRTMGQFTPFDMLLVVLLGNAVQNALLGADTSVGGGLLLAATLIALNWTVGLVSARSPKVERWVEGSPVLLARDGQVYRDVLRRELISREDFEKAMREAGCLDMADIRLAVLENNGHITVVGRQP